Proteins found in one Balaenoptera musculus isolate JJ_BM4_2016_0621 chromosome 4, mBalMus1.pri.v3, whole genome shotgun sequence genomic segment:
- the FSTL1 gene encoding follistatin-related protein 1 produces MMWTRWLALALVAVAWVHAEEEPRSKSKICANVFCGAGRECAVTEKGEPTCLCIEQCKPHKRPVCGSNSKTYLNHCELHRDACLTGSKIQVDYDGHCKEKKSVSPSASPVVCYQSNRDELRRRIIQWLEAEIIPDGWFSKGSNYSEILDKYFKNFDNGDSRLDSSEFLKFVEQNETAINITTYADQGNNKLLRGLCVDALIELSDENADWKLSFQEFLKCLNPAFNPPEKKCALEDETYADGAETEVDCNRCVCACGNWVCTAMTCDGKNQKGAQTHTEEEMTRYVEELQKHQETAEKTKRVSTKEI; encoded by the exons GAGGAACCAAGGAGCAAATCCAAGATCTGTGCCAATGTGTTTTGTGGAGCCGGCCGGGAATGTGCAGTCACAGAGAAGGGAGAGCCCACCTGCCTCTGCATCGAG CAATGCAAACCTCACAAGAGGCCTGTGTGTGGCAGCAACAGCAAGACCTACCTCAACCACTGCGAGCTGCATAGAGATGCCTGCCTCACTGGATCCAAAATCCAGGTCGATTACGATGGACACTGCAAAG AGAAGAAATCTGTAAGTCCATCTGCCAGCCCAG TCGTTTGCTATCAGTCCAACCGCGATGAACTCCGGCGTCGCATCATCCAGTGGCTGGAAGCAGAGATCATCCCAGACGGCTGGTTCTCTAAAGGCAGCAACTACAGTGAAATCCTAGACAAGTACTTTAAG AACTTTGATAATGGTGACTCTCGCTTGGACTCCAGCGAATTTTTGAAATTTGTGGAGCAAAATGAAACCGCCATCAACATCACCACCTATGCAGACCAGGGGAACAACAAGCTGCTTAG AGGACTCTGTGTCGATGCTCTCATTGAACTGTCTGATGAAAATGCTGACTGGAAACTCAGCTTCCAAGAGTTCCTCAAGTGTCTCAATCCAGCCTTCAACCCTCCAGAGAAGA AGTGTGCTCTGGAGGACGAGACATATGCCGATGGAGCTGAGACCGAGGTGGACTGTAATcgctgtgtgtgtgcctgtggaAACTGGGTCTGCACAGCCATGACCTGTGACG GAAAGAATCAGAAGGGGGCCCAGACCcatacagaggaggaaatgaccAGATACGTTGAGGAGCTCCAAAAGCACCAG GAAACAGCTGAAAAGACCAAGAGAGTGAGCACCAAAGAGATCTAA